The Nycticebus coucang isolate mNycCou1 chromosome 2, mNycCou1.pri, whole genome shotgun sequence genome includes a window with the following:
- the WDR38 gene encoding WD repeat-containing protein 38, giving the protein MNSEAPGTLAVGRVKFFGWHRGEVNNSAFSPDSQTLLTASEDGCVYGWETRSGRLLWRLRGHTGPVKFCRFSPDGHLFASTSCDRTVRLWDVARAKCLRVLKGHQRSVETVSFSPDSKQLASGGWDKHVLLWEVQSGQMLRRLAGHRDSVQSSDFSPSANCLATGSWDSTIRLWDLRASTPAVFPQELKGHSGNISCLRYSASGLLASGSWDKTIHIWKPTTSGPLVQLKGHITWVKSIAFSPDEKRLASAGYSHMVRVWDCNTGKCLETLKGVVDVAHTCTFTPNGRLLVSGAAR; this is encoded by the exons ATGAACAGCGAGGCCCCAGGGACCCTGGCCGTGGGGAGGGTGAAATTTTTCGGCTGGCATCGCGGGGAG GTCAACAACTCCGCGTTCTCCCCGGACAGCCAGACGCTGCTCACAGCCTCGGAGGATGGCTGTGTGTATGGCTGGGAAACCCGGAGCGGGCGGCTGCTGTGGAGACTGCGTGGCCACACAG GCCCTGTGAAGTTCTGCCGCTTCTCCCCCGATGGCCATCTCTTTGCCAGCACCTCCTGTGACCGCACAGTCCGCCTGTGGGATGTAGCAAGAGCCAAGTGTCTGCGGGTCCTGAAGG GTCACCAACGTAGTGTGGAGACAGTCAGCTTCAGCCCTGACTCGAAGCAGCTGGCTTCGGGTGGCTGGGACAAGCATGTGTTGCTCTGGGAGGTGCAG TCTGGCCAGATGCTGCGCCGCTTAGCCGGGCACCGTGACTCTGTCCAGAGCAGCGACTTCTCACCCAGTGCAAACTGCTTG GCCACCGGCTCCTGGGACTCCACCATCCGCCTCTGGGACCTGCGAGCGAGTACCCCAGCAGTCTTCCCTCAGGAACTAAAGGGCCACAGTGGCAACATCAGCTGCCTGCGCTACTCTGCATCTGGCCTCCTG GCATCTGGCTCCTGGGACAAGACCATCCACATCTGGAAGCCCACGACCAGCGGGCCACTTGTCCAACTCAAGGGTCACATCACCTGGGTGAAGAGCATAGCCTTCTCCCCTGACGAGAAGCGGCTGGCCAGTGCTGGCTATTCCCACATG GTCAGAGTCTGGGACTGCAACACAGGAAAGTGCCTTGAGACCTTGAAG GGAGTCGTGGATGTGGCCCACACCTGTACCTTCACCCCAAATGGTAGACTCTTGGTGTCTGGAGCTGCTCGTTAA
- the RPL35 gene encoding 60S ribosomal protein L35, with protein sequence MAKIKARDLRGKKKEELLKQLDDLKVELSQLRVAKVTGGAASKLSKIRVVRKSIARVLTVINQTQKENLRKFYKGKKYKPLDLRPKKTRAMRRRLNKHEENLKTKKQQRKERLYPLRKYAVKA encoded by the exons ATG GCCAAGATTAAGGCTCGGGACCTTCGCGGCAAGAAGAAGGAGGAGCTCCTGAAACAGTTGGACGATCTCAAGGTGGAGTTGTCCCAGCTCCGTGTCGCCAAAGTGACAGGAGGCGCGGCGTCCAAACTCTCGAAGAT CCGAGTCGTCCGTAAATCCATCGCTCGTGTTCTCACCGTCATCAACCAGACTCAGAAAGAAAACCTCAGGAAGTTCTACAAG GGCAAGAAGTACAAGCCCCTGGATCTGCGGCCTAAGAAGACACGTGCCATGCGGCGCCGGCTCAACAAGCACGAGGAGAACCTGAAGACCAAGAAGCAGCAGCGCAAGGAACGGCTATACCCTCTGCGGAAGTATGCTGTCAAAGCCTGA
- the LOC128565933 gene encoding histone H2B type 1-K-like produces the protein MPEPAKSAPAPKKGLKKAATKAQKKDGKKRKRSHKESYSVYVYKVLKQVHPDTGIPSKAMGIMNSFVNDIFERIEGEASRLAHYNKCLTITSREIQTAVRLLLPGELAKHAVSEGTKAVTKYTSAK, from the coding sequence ATGCCTGAGCCGGCAAAGTCTGCTCCTGCTCCGAAGAAGGGCTTGAAGAAAGCTGCGACTAAGGCTCAGAAAAAGGATGGGAAGAAGCGTAAGCGTAGCCATAAGGAGAGTTACTCAGTGTACGTGTACAAGGTGCTGAAGCAGGTCCACCCGGATACTGGCATTCCTTCTAAAGCCATGGGCATCATGAATTCCTTTGTCAACGATATCTTTGAGCGCATTGAGGGTGAGGCTTCTCGCCTAGCCCACTACAACAAATGCTTGACTATTACCTCCAGAGAGATTCAGACTGCTGTGCGCCTGCTGCTTCCTGGAGAGCTGGCCAAGCATGCCGTGTCTGAGGGCACCAAGGCTGTCACCAAGTACACTAGTGCCAAGTAA